In Vibrio sp. JC009, a single window of DNA contains:
- a CDS encoding AraC family transcriptional regulator, translating to MTTTKFPFEPHLKHPHIRFALQSGIHTEDFPPHKHEFSELFLVISGTGNHSIGGFNYPLVEGDVFVIHGDTEHSFTDVNNLELVNLMFDQQSPIFDSPELRLIPGYQALFHIDPIARQKSEYSAKLNLNKEQTKHTVSLIRSLEEEYHNAPAGFETMLKSLLGQFVVTLSRYYQGEKVETNNSTLVLSRALVFIEQHFTESNIKTEDIASSAYIGSRQLERLFKNYLQTSPSQYLKQVRLRFAEKILIQDKGKTIQAISDHAGFSDSNYFAKCFRQEFGCSPRDYRAKAS from the coding sequence ATGACGACCACTAAGTTTCCATTTGAACCGCATCTGAAGCACCCACATATCCGGTTTGCTCTGCAATCCGGGATACACACCGAGGATTTCCCGCCTCATAAACATGAGTTTTCAGAACTGTTTCTGGTCATCAGCGGTACCGGAAACCACTCCATTGGCGGGTTCAACTATCCCCTTGTGGAAGGCGATGTATTTGTTATTCACGGCGATACAGAGCACAGTTTCACCGATGTGAATAATCTGGAACTGGTTAATCTGATGTTCGACCAGCAATCACCTATTTTTGACTCACCAGAACTGAGGCTGATTCCCGGCTATCAGGCACTCTTTCATATCGACCCGATAGCAAGGCAAAAATCGGAATATTCAGCAAAGTTAAACCTGAACAAAGAGCAGACTAAACACACGGTATCTCTGATAAGAAGTTTAGAAGAGGAATATCACAATGCACCAGCGGGATTTGAAACCATGCTTAAATCCCTTCTCGGTCAGTTTGTTGTCACTCTCTCACGTTACTATCAGGGGGAAAAGGTGGAGACCAATAACTCGACGCTGGTTCTCAGTCGCGCACTGGTTTTTATTGAGCAACACTTTACAGAGAGCAACATAAAAACCGAAGATATTGCATCTTCGGCTTATATTGGCTCCAGACAACTGGAACGGTTATTTAAAAACTACCTTCAGACCTCCCCCAGCCAATACCTGAAACAGGTCCGCCTGAGGTTTGCAGAAAAAATACTAATTCAGGACAAAGGAAAAACCATACAGGCCATTTCTGACCATGCTGGTTTTTCCGACAGTAACTATTTTGCCAAATGCTTCCGGCAAGAGTTTGGCTGTAGCCCTCGCGATTACAGAGCTAAGGCTTCGTAA
- a CDS encoding methyl-accepting chemotaxis protein — protein sequence MNYNRIALGLLALSLLITLIVAFQEPLFFIVFALLSGAAFCFYKLDSETRERFNFYEQIIDAIPNPLSVTDMDMKWTFLNKAATDPLGITRHDVMGQHCSNWGANICNTEDCGVNCLRKGKPVTFFHQWDKDFRVDSAYLTGLKGEKIGHIEIVQEISEKVALQGVYHDVEAISENLTSGANNLNDASHALTVGSTQQAASITQIGSSVNEVLAQASDNAQRAARASKVSTQTQNAANHAVSEMQELEIAMAAINQSSDAISEIINVIDDIASQTNLLALNASIEAARAGEMGRGFAVVADEVRKLAERSTEAASESAQYIQTSVENVKKGNDISQQCVTALNQIVDQVGEISHTVGEIDSASQSQADGLTQINQGMSEIDEVVHSTATSAEETSHSARELSDLAVRLNGQLESIRNIEGLFDSKDRIPVKNVG from the coding sequence ATGAACTATAACCGAATTGCACTTGGGCTTCTGGCTTTATCTCTATTGATAACTCTGATTGTTGCATTTCAGGAGCCTCTGTTTTTTATTGTTTTCGCACTTCTTTCCGGGGCGGCGTTCTGCTTTTATAAACTGGATTCTGAAACCAGAGAGCGTTTCAATTTCTATGAGCAGATTATTGATGCTATCCCAAATCCCCTGTCCGTTACCGATATGGATATGAAATGGACTTTTCTGAATAAGGCTGCGACTGATCCGCTTGGCATTACCCGGCATGATGTGATGGGGCAGCACTGCTCAAACTGGGGGGCTAATATCTGTAATACGGAAGATTGCGGTGTGAATTGCCTGAGAAAGGGCAAGCCGGTCACCTTCTTTCATCAGTGGGATAAAGATTTCAGGGTTGATAGCGCATACCTTACCGGCCTTAAGGGAGAAAAGATCGGTCATATAGAGATAGTCCAGGAGATTTCCGAAAAAGTAGCTCTGCAGGGTGTGTATCACGATGTAGAAGCAATCAGTGAAAACCTGACATCCGGAGCGAATAATCTTAATGATGCCAGCCATGCGCTTACCGTAGGTTCGACTCAGCAGGCGGCTTCGATTACTCAAATTGGTAGCTCAGTAAATGAAGTGCTGGCTCAGGCCAGTGATAATGCGCAGCGGGCTGCCCGGGCCAGCAAGGTTTCCACACAGACTCAAAATGCGGCCAATCATGCTGTTTCAGAGATGCAGGAGCTGGAAATTGCTATGGCAGCCATTAATCAGTCCAGTGATGCAATCAGTGAGATAATTAACGTTATTGATGATATTGCATCACAAACTAACCTGCTTGCGCTGAATGCTTCCATAGAAGCAGCACGTGCCGGTGAAATGGGGCGGGGTTTTGCAGTGGTTGCCGATGAAGTGAGAAAGCTTGCCGAGCGTAGTACCGAGGCGGCCAGCGAATCTGCCCAGTATATTCAGACCTCTGTTGAGAATGTGAAAAAAGGCAATGATATTTCACAACAGTGCGTAACGGCATTAAATCAGATTGTGGATCAGGTCGGGGAGATATCCCACACTGTGGGTGAGATAGATAGCGCTTCTCAAAGCCAGGCTGATGGCTTAACTCAGATTAATCAGGGCATGTCCGAGATCGACGAAGTGGTCCACTCTACGGCGACTTCAGCAGAAGAGACGTCTCATTCTGCCAGAGAGCTGTCTGATTTAGCGGTCAGGCTTAACGGTCAGCTAGAGTCTATCAGGAACATCGAAGGCCTGTTTGACAGCAAGGATCGGATCCCGGTGAAAAATGTGGGTTGA
- a CDS encoding TIGR00153 family protein produces the protein MPVNTIMGLFAKSPIKPLQKHAAVVDECCSHLVEFFETCHQGDWDKAETIRVRISELEKEADEFKREIRLKLPSGLFMPVDRTDMLELVTQQDKLANLAKDIAGRAIGRKLTFPDSINDNFIAYLKRCIDSANLAHKVIAEFDELLETGFKGREVNLVTDMIHQLDLIEDDTDLMQVQLRQKLMAVENDYNPIDVIFMYKILEWVGAIADQALRVGTRLELMLSRS, from the coding sequence ATGCCAGTTAATACCATCATGGGGTTGTTTGCTAAATCCCCAATTAAACCTCTGCAAAAGCATGCTGCTGTTGTAGATGAATGTTGCTCTCATCTTGTTGAGTTTTTTGAAACTTGCCATCAGGGTGACTGGGACAAAGCTGAAACTATTCGTGTGCGAATTTCAGAGCTAGAGAAAGAAGCGGATGAATTTAAGCGCGAAATACGCCTGAAACTGCCAAGTGGCTTGTTTATGCCTGTCGACAGGACAGATATGCTGGAACTTGTTACCCAGCAGGATAAGCTTGCTAACCTCGCCAAAGATATCGCAGGTCGCGCTATAGGGCGCAAACTGACATTTCCCGATAGTATCAACGATAATTTTATTGCTTACCTTAAGCGTTGCATCGACTCGGCCAACCTGGCTCATAAAGTGATTGCTGAATTTGATGAGTTGCTGGAAACCGGGTTTAAAGGACGCGAAGTCAACCTGGTAACTGACATGATTCATCAGCTTGATCTGATAGAAGACGATACGGATTTAATGCAGGTTCAATTGCGCCAGAAACTGATGGCCGTTGAAAATGACTACAACCCGATTGATGTCATCTTTATGTACAAGATCCTTGAATGGGTTGGTGCTATTGCTGATCAGGCTCTTCGTGTGGGCACCCGCTTAGAGCTGATGCTGTCACGCTCGTAA
- a CDS encoding YibL family ribosome-associated protein, with product MSIKKEIQQLNNRLDSCNRKLDAAKSRGDHAMVSKFTDEVEKLTKKVSQLKHKQQYDMNKERKKLLDMPFSREITKEEQADMGKLKKSVKGLVVVHPMTKLGKELRLETMTGFAPKKF from the coding sequence ATGAGCATTAAGAAAGAAATTCAGCAGTTAAATAACCGTTTAGATTCCTGTAACCGTAAGCTGGATGCTGCGAAATCTCGTGGTGATCATGCGATGGTTAGCAAGTTTACTGACGAAGTAGAAAAGCTGACTAAGAAAGTCTCTCAGCTAAAGCACAAGCAGCAGTACGATATGAACAAGGAGCGTAAGAAGCTTCTGGATATGCCGTTCTCTCGTGAAATCACCAAAGAAGAGCAGGCTGATATGGGCAAACTGAAGAAGTCTGTTAAAGGTCTGGTTGTGGTTCACCCTATGACAAAACTGGGTAAAGAGCTTCGCCTGGAAACGATGACGGGTTTTGCTCCTAAGAAATTTTAA
- a CDS encoding glycoside hydrolase family 3 protein: MTTNFNTPYFADWPQIDSAIKKDPVIEKKVAGIVSMMTVEEKVGQMIQPDLRGISVQEMMDCKVGSILNGGGAWPNENKRAGAKDWVEKADEFWLATEEMFKDRPFRIPFMWATDAVHGHNNVFSATVFPHNIGLGCARDPELIRNIGRITAIEIAATGLDWTFAPTVATPRDLRWGRVYEGYSEDPEIVYTYAREMVKGLQGTQEELKGEHHVISNVKHWVGDGGTHAGVDRGVNGYSEELLRNIHAMGYFSGLEAGAQVVMSSFNSWDDTANYDHSPETEGTYNCKIHGSKYLLTNVLKEKMQFDGLIVTDWHGHSEVSKCSDGDASYAINAGNDVLMVPVNKHWTAVYKKTLEDIQAGIIPMERIDDAVTRILRVKMRAGLWEKPRPSERALAGNQSLVGKAEHREIAREAVRKSLVLLKNKQGILPLKADQKVILTGSAADDLTKQAGGWNLTWQGDENCLEDFPGATTVKMALESELGKENVRFDPKLEGEFSQGDIAVVVFGEDPYAEMMGDIKAWQTLEFASLKRSYKADVEKIRTLHKAGVKVVSVFFSGRPLYLNEEIAKSDAFVAAFLPGSEGEGITDVLIGDKQGKPRFDFTGVLSYSWPNKKRSATVNRTPAHIPEYVLPEHELDPTGEHKPLFAYGYGLNYSDKVQQEDLDNLPLDIDDMQGKDAATHATHMYGINATVGDYQLKVADIEHWMGVDVSRNNAMILDSLETKPYNYQQQQDAVELIIKETACVYVQPSDGTLDDLSHYGNENGFIAFDMKVIKAPTEAVYVSLQKITEYDSVADMPKVDISGQLNSAGDEFVTVTVPCSEFTAKAVDLRYLDTPFMLFTGGGLQAVIANIRWDTK; this comes from the coding sequence ATGACTACGAATTTCAATACTCCCTACTTTGCCGACTGGCCACAGATTGATTCGGCAATCAAAAAAGATCCGGTAATAGAGAAAAAGGTTGCCGGTATCGTCAGCATGATGACGGTTGAAGAGAAGGTTGGTCAGATGATTCAGCCTGATCTGCGCGGCATTTCCGTACAGGAGATGATGGACTGCAAAGTTGGCTCCATCTTAAACGGCGGCGGAGCCTGGCCCAATGAGAACAAGCGCGCCGGTGCGAAGGACTGGGTTGAGAAGGCTGATGAGTTCTGGCTGGCAACCGAAGAGATGTTTAAAGACAGACCGTTTCGTATTCCTTTTATGTGGGCAACCGATGCGGTTCATGGCCACAATAACGTATTTAGCGCCACAGTCTTTCCTCACAATATTGGTCTGGGTTGCGCACGGGATCCTGAGCTTATCCGCAATATCGGCCGTATTACTGCGATTGAGATTGCAGCCACCGGCCTGGACTGGACTTTTGCGCCAACGGTGGCAACGCCACGAGATCTGCGTTGGGGCCGTGTTTATGAGGGGTACTCAGAAGATCCAGAGATTGTATATACCTATGCCCGTGAGATGGTGAAGGGGCTTCAGGGAACACAGGAAGAGCTTAAAGGTGAACACCATGTGATTTCCAATGTTAAGCACTGGGTTGGTGATGGTGGCACTCATGCCGGTGTCGACCGTGGTGTTAACGGCTATAGCGAAGAGCTGCTGCGTAATATCCATGCGATGGGTTATTTCAGCGGACTTGAAGCTGGTGCTCAGGTGGTGATGTCTTCATTTAACAGCTGGGACGATACTGCTAACTATGATCACAGTCCGGAAACAGAAGGTACTTATAACTGCAAGATTCACGGTAGTAAGTACCTGCTAACTAATGTGCTTAAAGAAAAGATGCAATTTGATGGTCTGATAGTGACTGACTGGCACGGCCACTCTGAAGTGAGCAAGTGTAGTGACGGTGATGCAAGTTATGCCATTAATGCAGGTAACGATGTGCTTATGGTTCCGGTAAATAAACACTGGACAGCGGTTTATAAGAAAACGCTGGAAGATATCCAGGCCGGAATTATTCCGATGGAACGTATTGATGATGCGGTAACGCGAATACTGCGGGTGAAAATGCGTGCAGGTCTGTGGGAAAAGCCGCGTCCATCGGAACGTGCACTGGCAGGGAATCAGTCTCTTGTGGGTAAAGCAGAGCACAGGGAAATCGCCCGTGAAGCGGTACGTAAATCTTTGGTGCTGCTTAAAAACAAACAAGGGATTTTGCCATTAAAGGCTGACCAGAAAGTGATTCTGACCGGCAGTGCAGCGGATGATTTAACCAAGCAGGCTGGTGGCTGGAACCTGACCTGGCAGGGAGATGAAAACTGCCTTGAGGACTTCCCTGGTGCAACCACAGTTAAGATGGCGCTGGAATCTGAATTAGGCAAAGAGAATGTACGTTTTGACCCTAAGCTGGAAGGTGAGTTTTCACAAGGCGATATCGCGGTTGTAGTGTTTGGTGAAGATCCATACGCTGAAATGATGGGCGATATTAAAGCCTGGCAGACGCTGGAATTTGCTTCACTAAAACGTAGTTATAAGGCTGACGTAGAGAAAATCCGTACTCTGCATAAAGCGGGAGTGAAGGTAGTTTCGGTATTCTTCAGTGGCCGTCCGCTTTATCTGAATGAAGAGATTGCTAAATCCGATGCCTTTGTGGCAGCTTTCCTGCCGGGCAGTGAAGGTGAGGGGATTACTGATGTGCTGATTGGTGATAAGCAGGGTAAGCCAAGGTTTGATTTTACAGGCGTGCTTTCCTATAGCTGGCCGAACAAAAAACGCAGCGCTACGGTTAACCGGACTCCGGCTCATATTCCGGAATACGTTCTGCCTGAGCATGAGTTGGATCCAACCGGTGAGCATAAACCGCTGTTCGCTTACGGCTATGGTCTGAACTATAGCGACAAGGTTCAGCAGGAGGATCTGGATAATCTGCCACTGGACATCGATGATATGCAAGGTAAAGACGCTGCAACACATGCGACACATATGTACGGAATTAATGCGACAGTTGGTGACTACCAGCTTAAAGTGGCGGATATTGAGCACTGGATGGGGGTAGATGTATCCCGTAACAACGCGATGATCCTGGATTCACTGGAAACCAAGCCGTACAACTACCAGCAGCAGCAGGATGCTGTTGAACTGATTATCAAAGAAACGGCATGTGTCTATGTTCAGCCAAGTGACGGTACGCTGGATGATCTTAGCCACTATGGTAATGAAAATGGCTTTATTGCTTTTGATATGAAGGTGATAAAGGCGCCGACTGAAGCTGTGTATGTCTCTTTGCAGAAAATCACTGAATACGACTCAGTGGCGGATATGCCAAAGGTTGATATCAGCGGACAGTTAAATAGTGCCGGAGATGAGTTTGTTACCGTTACGGTTCCATGCTCCGAATTTACTGCGAAGGCAGTGGACCTGCGCTATCTGGATACGCCATTTATGCTGTTTACCGGAGGTGGGTTGCAGGCGGTTATTGCTAATATCCGATGGGATACCAAGTAG